One genomic segment of Ipomoea triloba cultivar NCNSP0323 chromosome 9, ASM357664v1 includes these proteins:
- the LOC116029874 gene encoding uncharacterized protein LOC116029874, which produces MGEVVATSEGSVACYPGCGNSLAHGPCSQSRSTPPVDHGNAGYFFDAGFRAHSRGGTVGAILLTPDGSFVAAYNGLLPTCYSPLMAESLACSAVLSWLKGRGITSVQVYTDCSTLKNLLTAPSSSLFSYVGYSIDASRAIMSTFVSCTVSYVPRFANRAAHTLATMAFSQDIVL; this is translated from the coding sequence ATGGGAGAGGTGGTTGCCACGTCCGAAGGTAGTGTGGCGTGCTACCCAGGCTGCGGCAACAGCTTGGCACACGGTCCATGCAGTCAATCTCGATCAACACCTCCTGTCGACCACGGAAACGCCGGCTACTTCTTCGACGCCGGATTCCGAGCTCATTCCAGGGGAGGTACGGTAGGGGCGATCTTGCTCACGCCGGATGGAAGTTTTGTAGCGGCGTACAATGGCCTCCTCCCGACGTGTTATTCGCCGCTTATGGCAGAGTCTTTGGCATGTAGTGCGGTTCTATCTTGGCTAAAAGGACGGGGAATAACATCAGTGCAGGTCTATACCGATTGTTCCACTCTCAAGAATTTGTTAACAGCACCTAGTAGTAGTCTTTTCTCTTATGTTGGTTATTCAATTGATGCCTCTAGGGCTATTATGTCTACTTTTGTTAGTTGCACAGTTAGTTATGTGCCTAGATTTGCCAATCGGGCAGCTCACACTCTTGCTACGATGGCTTTCTCGCAGGATATTGTGTTGTAA